One Primulina huaijiensis isolate GDHJ02 chromosome 5, ASM1229523v2, whole genome shotgun sequence DNA segment encodes these proteins:
- the LOC140976542 gene encoding nuclear pore complex protein NUP50A-like, with the protein MGDAENNFQPTKKRAAGVQLSRENPGLDDYEGTCENEEGTFKRASNEVLATRRIVKVRRHQTSSTPSDPDPTPALASNPFAAIHLVPPASFAPPVEVEECNVPMEKAEKIVKIDSNNANESDEPKVESNLDECNITSEKADENVKTDGNNASESDGLKVESNLEEEKTSVNVANNFQQSEVAKSENSGDGAKNTAENHNTENEVNKDTKGEINNEEKANGEGIVEKNSGAASFSSFQKLSSGQNAFSGFAGRGFASTTFSFGSTPTDGSLLGQTTGSLFGLKNDHSSLGFGVSDNGNSSLFGTFGSNTVDKSESSKSSSMPEVPVQTGEENEKTVFMAYSVLFEYVGGAWKERGKGDLKVNVPTTGTGKSRLVMRSRGNYRLILNANLFPDLKLTNMDKKGITFTCVNSAGEGKDGLSTIALKFKDASSVEDFHTAVTFHKDSTSVSPKTPENSP; encoded by the coding sequence ATGGGGGATGCTGAAAACAATTTCCAACCCACTAAAAAAAGGGCTGCAGGGGTACAACTGTCTCGAGAGAATCCTGGTCTTGATGATTACGAGGGAACTTGTGAAAATGAGGAAGGAACATTTAAACGAGCAAGCAATGAGGTATTGGCTACTAGAAGGATAGTGAAAGTGCGTCGCCATCAAACATCTTCAACCCCATCAGACCCAGACCCAACTCCGGCTCTTGCTTCTAACCCATTCGCTGCAATCCATTTGGTTCCTCCTGCTTCTTTTGCTCCACCAGTGGAGGTAGAGGAGTGTAATGTTCCGATGGAGAAAGCTGAGAAAATTGTCAAGATTGATAGTAACAATGCAAATGAGTCTGATGAGCCGAAGGTTGAATCTAATCTAGACGAGTGTAATATCACGAGTGAGAAAGCCGATGAAAATGTCAAGACTGATGGTAACAATGCAAGTGAGTCTGATGGGCTGAAGGTTGAATCTAATCTAGAGGAGGAGAAAACCAGTGTCAATGTTGCTAACAACTTCCAGCAATCGGAGGTGGCAAAAAGTGAAAATTCTGGGGATGGAGCCAAAAACACTGCTGAAAATCATAATACTGAGAATGAAGTTAACAAGGATACAAAAGGTGAGATAAACAACGAGGAAAAAGCAAATGGGGAGGGTATTGTTGAAAAGAATTCCGGTGCTGCTTCTTTTAGCTCATTTCAAAAACTTTCAAGTGGCCAAAATGCTTTTTCTGGATTCGCCGGAAGAGGGTTTGCTAGTACCACATTCTCATTTGGATCAACTCCTACAGATGGTTCTCTATTGGGTCAAACCACTGGTTCCCTTTTTGGACTGAAGAATGATCACTCTtctcttggttttggtgtttcTGACAATGGAAACTCCTCCTTGTTTGGTACTTTTGGTTCTAATACCGTGGACAAGAGTGAGAGTAGCAAGTCCTCTTCCATGCCGGAGGTTCCTGTCCAGACAGGAGAAGAGAATGAGAAAACTGTTTTCATGGCTTATTCTGTGCTGTTTGAGTATGTTGGTGGAGCGTGGAAGGAGCGGGGAAAGGGAGATCTAAAGGTCAATGTTCCAACAACAGGGACTGGTAAATCCCGGCTCGTTATGCGGTCTCGGGGAAATTACAGATTAATTTTGAATGCTAATCTTTTCCCAGACTTGAAGCTAACAAATATGGACAAAAAAGGCATCACTTTTACCTGTGTGAATAGTGCTGGTGAAGGGAAAGATGGTCTTTCTACAATTGCCTTGAAGTTCAAGGATGCTTCTTCAGTCGAAGATTTTCATACAGCTGTCACATTTCATAAAGATAGCACAAGTGTTTCCCCGAAAACCCCGGAAAATTCTCCCTAG